The Streptococcus oralis region GCTGAAGGGAAACTGCAAAACAATGTCAGCTTTTCTCGTAAAAATGTTCTTCGAGGTCTCCATGCCGAACCTTGGGACAAGTATATCTCAGTAGCAGATGATGGGAAAGTTCTGGGTTCTTGGGTTGACCTACGTGAAGGTGAGACTTTTGGAAATGTTTATCAGACAGAGATTGATGCAAGTAAGGGAATCTTTGTCCCTCGTGGCGTAGCCAATGGTTTCCAAGTACTCTCGGATACAGTTGCTTATAGCTATCTGGTCAATGACTACTGGGCACTTGAGCTCAAGCCTAAATATGCCTTTGTCAACTATGCAGACCCAGCTTTGGGAATCCAGTGGGAAAACCTAGTAGAAGCAGAAGTTTCGGAAGCAGATAAACATCATCCACTGCTAAAGGATGTCAAACCACTAAGAAAAGAAGATTTGTAAAAAATTAGGGAATAAAAATGACTGAATACAAAAATATCATCGTGACAGGTGGGGCTGGTTTTATCGGTTCTAACTTTGTTCATTATGTTTATAATAACTTTCCAGATGTCCATGTGACAGTGCTGGACAAGCTGACTTATGCGGGTAATCGTGCCAATATTGAAGAAATTTTAGGTGACCGTGTTGAGTTGGTTGTTGGAGATATTGCAGATGCAGTCTTGGTAGACAAGCTGGCAGCTGAAGCGGATGCTATCGTTCATTATGCGGCAGAAAGCCACAATGACAACTCGCTCAATGATCCGAGTCCCTTTATCCATACCAACTTCATCGGGACCTACACTCTTTTGGAAGCAGCACGTAAATACGACCTTCGTTTCCACCATGTGTCAACTGACGAAGTCTATGGGGACCTACCTCTGCGTGAAGATTTGCCAGGTCATGGAGAAGGTCCAGGTGAGAAATTTACGGCTGAAACCAAGTACAATCCCAGCTCGCCTTACTCATCAACCAAGGCGGCTTCAGACTTGATTGTCAAAGCTTGGGTGCGCTCATTTGGTGTTAAAGCGACTATTTCTAACTGTTCAAACAACTATGGTCCTTACCAACATATCGAGAAGTTCATTCCGCGCCAAATTACCAATATCCTGAGTGGTATCAAGCCAAAACTCTATAGTGAAGGTAAGAATGTCCGTGACTGGATTCACACCAATGATCATTCATCAGGTGTTTGGACGATTCTGACCAAAGGTCAAATTGGTGAAACTTACTTGATTGGTGCGGATGGTGAAAAGAACAATAAGGAAGTCCTGGAACTCATCCTCAAGGAAATGGGACAGCCAGCTGATGCTTATGATCATGTGACAGACCGTGCGGGTCACGACCTTCGCTATGCTATTGATGCTAGCAAGCTTCGTGATGAACTAGGGTGGAAGCCTGAGTTTACCAACTTTGAAGCAGGTCTCAAAGAGACCATTAAGTGGTATACAGACAACCAAGAATGGTGGAAATCTGAAAAAGAAGCAGTCGAGGCTAACTATGCCAAGACGCAACAAGTAATTAACTAATCAGATACTAAAAAGCAAGAGACTTTGAGTTCTCTTGCTTTTTATGTATGTCGTAATCTGTTATTTTCTTACTTCTTGTTTATAAAACTCTTTAAGGGCATCTTGCCAGGTTGGAATAACGAAACCTGTCGCCTTCGCTTTGGCTAAACTCATGGTTGAGTTGAGGGGGCGTTTAGCCTTGGCAGGAAACTTGCTGGAGTCTACTGGAACTACTTCAACATCACTGTCTTTAAGAATCTCGACAGCGAAGTCATACCAAGTGGTATCTTCAGTGGAGTCATTTGATAAGTGGTAGTAGCCATACTCTTTTTGATTATCAGTCAGGTAGGTCATAAACTCAGCCAAGGTATGTGTCCAAGTTGGGCGGCCGTGTTGGTCGTTGACAACAGTGAGAGTTTTATGGGTTTTGGCAAGATTTTGCATGGTAAAGACAAAGTTTTTGCCATAATTTCCAAAGACCCAAGCAGTACGGATGATATAATGCTGTGACGTAAGGTTTTCAACAAGTTCCTCACCCATTCTCTTGGTACGTCCGTACTCTGTTTGCGGATCAGGTAGGTCATCGACTTCCCATTCTTGTCCGACGGGTTTCTTCCCATCAAAGACGTAGTCTGTTGAGATATAGACCAGAGTAGCTCCGTATTTCTCAGAGGCCTTGGCTACATTTTCAGTTCCAGTTACGTTGATGGCAAAATCCAGTTCTTTTCCCTCATCTTCTGCCGCATCAACAGCAGTATAAGCTGCACAATGATAGACCAGAGTTGGATTAACCTCGGCAAAGACTTTCTCAACCATTTCAGCATTAGTGATATCCATTTCGGCCACATCCACTGCAACATAGTCCACATTTCGTTCATCTAGTAAATAACGTAGTTCGGTACCGAGTTGACCATTTGAACCTGTAATTAATATCATTGTATCCTCCTTAACTTTTCTTCTATCTAATCATAGCAAAAAAATGATAAAAAATCTGATTTTCTGTCCTTGTTTTGCTGGTTTCTATCCGATAAGAATCAGTTTTTGAAATGAAACTGTTTATTAGATTCTTTGAGATAGAGCTTTTTATAGCTGTAAAGCGATTCTTAAAATTCTGAGCGTTAGAACTGTTCAGAAAAGAGAAAATTTTAGTGAATTTTAGCTATTTTCTATTGCTTTCTGCCTTTTTATTTGTTATATTAAAAGTACAATTATTTTTTATTTATAACAGTTAAGCATATCACTTTCAGAGAAAGGAGTATTTTTTAAAAAAGAAATGTAAACGCTTACTGGAAAATGAAAGGATTTAGGAGTTCATGGATAAACGATTTTTTGAAAAACGCTGTAAGTTCAGTATTCGTAAGTTTACGCTTGGAGTAGCTTCGGTGATGATTGGAGCGACTTTCTTCGTAGCTAGCCCAGTATTGGCTGATCAAGCAAGAGTTGGTTCAACAGATAATTTGCCGAGTGAACTAGCTGATTTGGATAAGAAGGCTAGTGATGAGGGGCACGATTTTGACAAGGAAGCTGCCGCTCAGAATCCTGGTTCAGCTGAGACTACTGAAGGGCCTCAAACAGAAGAAGAGTTGTTGGCTCAAGAAAAAGAAAAGTCTGAAAAGCCAAGCAATCTGCCAAAAGAATTAGAAGATAAGTTGGAGAAAGCTGAAGACAATGGGCGCGAAGTTGACAAGGATCAGTTGGCCCAAGATACTGGGAAGCTCGTCCCAGAAGATGTGGCTAAGACTACCAATGGGGAATTAAACTACGGCGCGACTGTTAAGATTAAGACGCCATCAGGAGAAGGTAGCGGTATTGTCGTTGCTAAAGACCTTGTCTTGACGGTTTCTCACAACTTTATCAAGGATAGCCAAGACGGCAATATCCGTAAGGTTGTGGACAATGATCAGGGGGATGGAGATATCTATAGCATCTCATATCCAGGATTGCCAGATGTCAAGTTTAGCAAGAAAGATATCATTCATTGGGATCGTGAAGGCTACCTAAAGGGCTTCAAAAATGATTTAGCCCTTGTGAGATTGCGTACAGTTCTGGAAAATACGCCTGTTGAAGTAACTAAAAAACCAGTAGTTAAGAAAATCGGAGATAAGCTCCATGTCTTTGGTTATCCAGAAGGGAAATTGAATCCGATTGTCAATACTACAGTTGATTTTGCGGAACCATACGGAGAAGGTGTCCAAGGGATTGGTTACCAAGGAGGAAAACCTGGTGCTAGTGGCGGTGGTATCTTTGATACAGAAGGCAAACTTGTCGGTGTTCACCAAAATGGTGTAGTTGGAAAACGTAGTGGAGGCATTCTCTTCTCACCAGCTCAACTAAAATGGATCCAAGACCACATACAGGGAATTTCAAGTGTGAAACCAGCCGACTTGGAAGAGAAAGAGAAACCGGCTGAAGAAAAACCAAAAGAGGATAAACCTGTAGCTGCTAAACCTGAAGCACCTAAGACAGTAACCCCTGAATGGCAAACAGTAGCGAATAAAGAGCAACAAGGAACCGTCACTATTCGCGAAGAAAAGGGTGTTCGCTACAATCAATTGTCTTCAACTGCACAGAACGACAATGGCGATAAACCAGCCTTGTTTGAAAAACAAGGATTGACTGTCGATGCTAACGGAAATGCGACGGTTGATTTAACCTTCAAAGATGATTCTGAAAAGGGCAAATCACGCTTTGGTGTCTTCTTGAAATTTAAAGATACCAAGAACAATGTTTTTGTTGGATATGACCAAGGTGGCTGGTTCTGGGAATACAAAACTCCAGGTAATAGCACATGGTATAAAGGCAACCGTGTAGCAGCACCAGAAACGGGTTCTGTAAACCGTCTTTCTATCACTCTTAAGTCAGATGGCCAGCTTAATGCTAGCAATAACGATGTCAATCTCTTTGACACAGTGACTTTACCGGGGGCGGTCAATGAGAATCTTAAAAATGAGAAGAAGATCCTTCTTAAAGCAGGAACTTATGGCAATGACCGTACGGTTGTCAGCGTTAAAACAGACAATCAAGAAGGCGTAAAAGCGGATGATACTCCTGCCCAGAAAGAAACAGGTCCGGCTGTTGATGATAGCAAGGTGACTTATGATACGATCCAGTCTAAGGTCCTCAAGGCAGTGATTGACCAAGCCTTTCCACGCGTGAAAGAATATACTTTGAATGGGCATACTTTGCCAGGACAAATTCAACAACTTAAGAAAATCTTGGTAAACAATCGCGAAATTACACCTGAAGTCACTTATAAGAAGATTAATGATACTACTGCAGAGTACTTGATGAAACTTCGCGACGAGAAGAATTTCATCAATGCAGATATGACAGTACGCTTGCAAGTTGTGGACAATCAGTTGCATTTTGATGTGACCAAGATTGTCAACCACAATCAAGTTACTCCAGGTCAGAAGATTGATGATGAAAGAAAACTTCTCTCCTCTATCAATTTCTTAGGAAACTCACTTGTGTCAGTTTCAAGCGACCAAACTGGAGCTAAGTTTGACGGGGCAACCATGTCAAACAACACTCATATCAGTGGAGATGAACATATCGATGTAACCAATCCAATGAAAGATTTGGCTAAGGGTTACATGTATGGTTTTGTTTCTACAGATAAGCTTGCTGCAGGTGTTTGGAGTAACTCTCAAAACAGCTACGGTGGTGGTTCGAATGACTGGACTCGTTTGACAGCCTTCAAACAAACTGTAGGAAATACAAACTATGTGGGAATCCAAAGTTCTGAATGGCAATGGGAAAAAGCTTATAAAGGGATTGTATATCCAGAGTACACTAAGGAACTTCCAAGTGCTAAAGTTGTCATTACTGAGGATGCTAATGCGGATAATAAAGTCGACTGGCAAGATGGTGCCATTGCTTATCGTAGCATTATGAACAACCCTCAAGGTTGGGAAAAAGTTAAGGATATCACAGCTTACCGTATCGCGATGAACTTTGGTTCACAAGCACAAAACCCATTCCTTATGACCTTGGATGGTATCAAGAAAATCAATCTCCACACAGATGGTCTTGGACAAGGTGTTCTCCTTAAAGGATATGGTAGTGAAGGTCACGACTCTGGTCACTTGAACTATGCTGATATTGGTAAACGTATTGGTGGTGTTGAAGACTTCAAGGCTTTGATTGAAAAAGCGAAGAAATATGGAGCTCATCTAGGTATCCACGTTAACGCTTCTGAGACTTATCCTGAGTCTAAATACTTTAATGAAAATATTCTTCGTAAGAATCCAGATGGCAGCTACAGCTATGGTTGGAACTGGCTAGATCAAGGTATCAACATTGATGCTGCTTATGACCTAGCACATGGACGCTTGGCTCGCTGGGAAGACTTGAAGAAAAAACTTGGTGAAGGTCTCGACTTTATCTATGTGGACGTTTGGGGCAATGGCCAATCAGGTGATAACGGTGCCTGGGCTACCCACGTTCTTGCTAAAGAAATTAACAAACAAGGCTGGCGCTTTGCGATCGAGTGGGGCCATGGTGGTGAATACGATTCTACCTTCCAACACTGGGCAGCTGATTTGACCTATGGTGGCTATACTAATAAAGGTATCAACAGTGCTATCACGCGCTTTATCCGCAACCACCAAAAAGATTCATGGGTTGGGGACTACAGAAGTTACGGTGGTGCAGCCAACTACCCACTTCTAGGTGGCTATAGCATGAAAGACTTTGAAGGCTGGCAAGGACGAAGCGACTACAATGGCTACGTGACTAACCTCTTTGCCCATGACGTCATGACTAAGTACTTCCAACACTTCACAGTAAGTAAGTGGGAAAATGGTACACCAGTTACCATGACCGATAACGGTAGCACCTATAAATGGACTCCAGAAATGAAGGTTGAGCTAGTCGATGCAGCAGGTAACAAGGTTGTTGTGACTCGTAAGTCAAATGATGTCAATAGCCCACAATACCGTGAACGTACAGTAACTCTCAACGGACGTGTGATCCAGGATGGTTCAGCTTACTTGACTCCTTGGAACTGGGATGCGAATGGTAAGAAACTTCCTACTGATAAGGAAAAAATGTACTACTTCAATACGCAAGCTGGTGCAACAACTTGGACCCTTCCGAGCGATTGGGCAAATAGCAAGGTTTACCTTTACAAGCTAACTGACCAAGGTAAGACAGAAGAGCAAGAACTAACTGTAAAAGATGGCAAGATTACCCTAGACCTTCTCGCAAATCAACCATACGTTCTCTACCGTTCAAAACAAACCAATCCTGAAATGTCATGGAGCGAAGGTATGCATATCTATGACCAAGGATTTAACAGTGGAACCTTGAAACACTGGACTATTTCAGGAGATGCATCTAAGGCAGAAATCGTTAAGTCTCAAGGGGCAAACGATATGCTTCGTATTCAAGGAAACAAAGAAAAAGTCAGTCTTACTCAGAAACTGACTGGCTTGAAACCAAATACCAAGTATGCTGTTTATGTAGGTGTCGATAACCGTAGTAATGCTAAGGCAAGTATCACTGTGAATACTGGTGAAAAAGAAGTGACTACTTATACCAATAAGTCACTTGCTCTCAACTATATCAAAGCATATGCTCATAACAATCGTCGTGACAATGCTACAGTTGACAATACAAGTTACTTCCAAAACATGTATGCCTTCTTTACAACTGGATCAGATGTCTCAAATGTTACTCTTACTTTGAGTCGCGAAGCTGGTGATGAAGCAACTTACTTTGATGAAATTCGTACCTTTGAAAATAATTCAAGCATGTACGGAGAAAACCATGATACAGGTAAAGGCACCTTCAAACAAGACTTTGAAAATGTTGCTCAGGGTATCTTCCCATTCGTAGTGGGTGGTGTCGAAGGTGTTGAAGACAACCGCACTCACTTGTCTGAAAAGCATGATCCATATACACAACGTGGTTGGAACGGTAAGAAAGTTGATGATGTTATCGATGGAAATTGGTCACTCAAGACCAATGGACTGGTTAGCCGTCGTAACTTGGTTTACCAAACCATCCCACAAAACTTCCGCTTTGAAGCTGGTAAGACCTACCGTGTAACCTTTGAATACGAAGCAGGATCAGACAATACCTATGCTTTTGTAGTCGGTAAGGGAGAATTCCAGTCAGGTCGTCGTGGTACTCAAGCAAGCAACTTGGAAATGCATGAATTGCCAAATACTTGGACGGATTCTAAGAAAGCCAAGAAGGCAACCTTCCTCGTGACAGGTGCAGAAACAGGCGATACTTGGGTAGGTATCTACTCAACTGGAAATGCAAGCAATACTCGTGGTGATTCTGGTGGGAATGCTAACTTCCGTGGTTACAATGATTTCATGATGGATAATCTCCACATCGAGGAAATTACCCTAACAGGTAAGATGTTGACAGAAAATGCTCTGAAGAACTACTTGCCAACTGTAGCCATGACCAACTACACGAAAGAGTCTATGGATGCTTTGAAAGAGGCGGTATTTAACCTCAGCCAAGCAGATGATGACATTAGTGTAGAAGAAGCGCGTGCAGAGATTGCCAAGATTGAAGCCTTGAAGAATGCTTTGGTTCAGAAGAAAACAGCCTTGGTAGCAGAAGACTTTGAAAGTTTGGATGCGCCTGCCCAACCAGGTGAAGGCCTAGAGAATGCCTTTGATGGCAATGTATCTAGCCTATGGCATACATCTTGGAGTGGTGGAGATGTAGGTAAGCCTGCCACCATGGTCTTGAAAGAACCAACTGAAATCACAGGACTTCGTTATGTTCCACGTGCCTCTGATTCAAATGGAAACTTGCGAGATGTGAAACTGGTTGTCACAGATGAGTCTGGTAAAGAACATACCTTCACAGTGACAGATTGGCCAAATAACAACAAGCCAAAAGACATTGACTTTGGCAAGACAATCAAGGCTAAGAAAATTGTCCTTACTGGTACCAAGACTTACGGAGATGGTGGCGATAAATACCAATCGGCAGCGGAACTCATCTTTACCCGTCCACAAGTAGCAGAAACACCTCTTGACTTGTCAGGCTATGAAGCAGCTTTGGCTAAGGCGCAGAAATTAACAGACAAAGACAATCAAGAGGAAGTAGCTAGCGTTCAGGCGAGCATGAAATATGCGACGGATAACCACCTCTTGACGGAAAGAATGGTTGCCTACTTCGCAGATTATCTCAACCAATTAAAAGATTCTGCTACGAAACCAGACGCTCCAACAAGTAGCAAGGGTGAAGAGCAACCACCAGTTCTTGATGTACCTGAGTTCAAAGGCGGCGTCAATGCAACAGAAGCAGCTGTACATGAGGTTCCTGAGTTCAAGGGCGGCGTTAATGCGGTTGAAGCCTTGGTTCACGAATTACCAGAATACAAAGGTGGAGCCAATGCGGTCCTAGCGGCTGCAAATGAAGTCCCTGAGTTTAAGGGTGGCGTCAATGCGGTCCAAGCCTTGGTAAACGAGAAACCAGCCTACACAGGTGTATTGGCTACTGCTGGAGATCAAGCAGCTCCAACAGTTGAAAAACCTGAGTACCCGCTCACTCCAAGCCCAGTAGCTGATGCCAAAACTCTGGAAGATAAAGAAGAGCAACTTCCTGCTACAGGAGAACATGGTTCAGAAGCAGCCCTCTTCTTAGCAAGTGTGAGCATCGCTTTATCTGCTGCGGTTCTTGCGACAAAACGTAAAGAAGATTAATGAGATTTGATTTTAGCAGTTCAAAGCAACTCGAATCAAAAAGGAACAAACAGCCGGAGAGGACCTCTTGGTTCTCTCCTTTTTCAAAGGAGAAATGATACCGCTTACTCATGTATGCGGATGAAAGGAATAGGAGAAAGATGGATAGACATTTTTTTGAGAAACGCTGTCACTATAGTATAAGAAAATTTGCAATCGGTGCAGCCTCCGTTATGATTGGTGCTAGTATCTTTGGAGCCAATATGGTTCAGGCGGCAGAAACAGCAGCGCCTTCAGAGACAGAGGGAAGTATCACTCATGTTCAAGCCCTGGATAAGTTACCAGATGATTTAGCCGCTGCGCTTGAAAAGGCAGATGCAGAAGCTGCAACAGAAGCAAGTCATGAGGAGGCTCCAGCGACTGATAAGGGAACCAATCCTCCATCAAGTGAAGAGACAAAACCTGAGACAAGTCCTGTAGTTCCAAAGCCAGCAGAAACGCCTAAAGAAGAAGCTAAACCATCAGAAACAAACACCCCTGCTGCTAAACCAGCTGAAACTGCTACGCCCGCACCAAAACCAGCTGAAAAGCAAATTGAAGATAGAGAAGATGTCAACCATCTTGAAGGTGCTACTGCTCAGGCGAGCAACCATGAGACTGGTACCAACTTTACTGCGGATAAAGCTATCGATGGAGATGACAATACTCGTTGGGCTACAGACAAAGATGTACCAAAACCAACTTTTGAACTAACTCTGCCAAAGACTACCTTGATCAAACATGTAGAAATTGACTGGGATCGTCGTCTTCGTAATGGGCAAAATGACCCTAATATCAAATCTTGGAGTCTCTATTACGCAGGCCAAGAAGATGTGGGAGCTAATGGAGAAAAACAATGGAAACTCGCTCATACCAAGACTGGAGATCCTGTTTTAGATGAGAAAGTAGATCTAGCTGAAAGTATCAAAGCTAAGTACCTCAAACTTGAGGTCAATGATTACCAAGCGGGAACAATGAACTGGAGAAATGTTGGAATCCAAGAAATTCGAGCTTATTCAAACGTTCCGGACCATAGTAAGGTAACGGATATCCGCCAAGTAACCGAACTAACAGTAGCAGAAGATGGACAGTCTCTTGTCTTACCAACTTTACCAGGAAAAGTCAGCCTCATCGGAAGCAACAAGCAAGGTGTGATTGATCTTCAAAATCACATCTATAAGCCTTTGACAGACCAACGCGTCAAGGTCATGGTGCAACAAATCAAAGACAGCCATACTTTCACTAAGGAGTTTGAAGTAGTCATCAAGGGTCTACATCAGGACGAGGGTGTAGGTGTCAAACCAAAAGTAGCACCAGCTGTTCAACAATGGTATGGGAAAGAAGGTCAATCTTCTATCACTTCAGATACAGTTCTTGCGACAGGAGATTCAGGATTTGATCAGGCTGCAACCTTCTACCAGTCAGACCTTGCAAGCCGTGGATTGGAACTTGCAACAGGTGACAAACAGGCTCAAAAACGAATCGAATTTAAAAAGGTTGAAAACAAAGGTTATGGTAAGGAAGGCTACGGTATCACTATCCAAGATGATGTGATTACCATCGAAGCTGCCACAAATACAGGAGCCTTTTACGCAACTCGTACTCTTCTTCAAATGGGAGAAACAGACCTACAAAATGGCGAAATTCGTGACTTCCCAAGTTTCAGCCACCGTGGCTTTATGCTAGATACAGGTCGTAAATTTATCCCTTATGACACCCTTGTAGACATCATGCTCAACATGGCTTACTACAAGATGAACGACTTGCAGTTGCACCTTAATGATAACTATATCTTCCTTAAGGAACACTTGGCAGGTAAGAATTTAAGTCCAGAAGAACAACTCAAGTATGTCCTTGAACATGCTAAGACGGGTTTCCGTGTGGAGACAGACATTGTCGGTAAGAATGGTCAAAAATTGACATCAGATGAGCATTATACCAAG contains the following coding sequences:
- a CDS encoding dTDP-4-dehydrorhamnose 3,5-epimerase family protein, producing MTDNFFGKTLAVRKIDAIPGMLEFDIPVHGDNRGWFKENFQKEKMIPLGFPESFFAEGKLQNNVSFSRKNVLRGLHAEPWDKYISVADDGKVLGSWVDLREGETFGNVYQTEIDASKGIFVPRGVANGFQVLSDTVAYSYLVNDYWALELKPKYAFVNYADPALGIQWENLVEAEVSEADKHHPLLKDVKPLRKEDL
- the rfbB gene encoding dTDP-glucose 4,6-dehydratase; protein product: MTEYKNIIVTGGAGFIGSNFVHYVYNNFPDVHVTVLDKLTYAGNRANIEEILGDRVELVVGDIADAVLVDKLAAEADAIVHYAAESHNDNSLNDPSPFIHTNFIGTYTLLEAARKYDLRFHHVSTDEVYGDLPLREDLPGHGEGPGEKFTAETKYNPSSPYSSTKAASDLIVKAWVRSFGVKATISNCSNNYGPYQHIEKFIPRQITNILSGIKPKLYSEGKNVRDWIHTNDHSSGVWTILTKGQIGETYLIGADGEKNNKEVLELILKEMGQPADAYDHVTDRAGHDLRYAIDASKLRDELGWKPEFTNFEAGLKETIKWYTDNQEWWKSEKEAVEANYAKTQQVIN
- the rfbD gene encoding dTDP-4-dehydrorhamnose reductase, coding for MILITGSNGQLGTELRYLLDERNVDYVAVDVAEMDITNAEMVEKVFAEVNPTLVYHCAAYTAVDAAEDEGKELDFAINVTGTENVAKASEKYGATLVYISTDYVFDGKKPVGQEWEVDDLPDPQTEYGRTKRMGEELVENLTSQHYIIRTAWVFGNYGKNFVFTMQNLAKTHKTLTVVNDQHGRPTWTHTLAEFMTYLTDNQKEYGYYHLSNDSTEDTTWYDFAVEILKDSDVEVVPVDSSKFPAKAKRPLNSTMSLAKAKATGFVIPTWQDALKEFYKQEVRK
- a CDS encoding SpGH101 family endo-alpha-N-acetylgalactosaminidase, with the protein product MDKRFFEKRCKFSIRKFTLGVASVMIGATFFVASPVLADQARVGSTDNLPSELADLDKKASDEGHDFDKEAAAQNPGSAETTEGPQTEEELLAQEKEKSEKPSNLPKELEDKLEKAEDNGREVDKDQLAQDTGKLVPEDVAKTTNGELNYGATVKIKTPSGEGSGIVVAKDLVLTVSHNFIKDSQDGNIRKVVDNDQGDGDIYSISYPGLPDVKFSKKDIIHWDREGYLKGFKNDLALVRLRTVLENTPVEVTKKPVVKKIGDKLHVFGYPEGKLNPIVNTTVDFAEPYGEGVQGIGYQGGKPGASGGGIFDTEGKLVGVHQNGVVGKRSGGILFSPAQLKWIQDHIQGISSVKPADLEEKEKPAEEKPKEDKPVAAKPEAPKTVTPEWQTVANKEQQGTVTIREEKGVRYNQLSSTAQNDNGDKPALFEKQGLTVDANGNATVDLTFKDDSEKGKSRFGVFLKFKDTKNNVFVGYDQGGWFWEYKTPGNSTWYKGNRVAAPETGSVNRLSITLKSDGQLNASNNDVNLFDTVTLPGAVNENLKNEKKILLKAGTYGNDRTVVSVKTDNQEGVKADDTPAQKETGPAVDDSKVTYDTIQSKVLKAVIDQAFPRVKEYTLNGHTLPGQIQQLKKILVNNREITPEVTYKKINDTTAEYLMKLRDEKNFINADMTVRLQVVDNQLHFDVTKIVNHNQVTPGQKIDDERKLLSSINFLGNSLVSVSSDQTGAKFDGATMSNNTHISGDEHIDVTNPMKDLAKGYMYGFVSTDKLAAGVWSNSQNSYGGGSNDWTRLTAFKQTVGNTNYVGIQSSEWQWEKAYKGIVYPEYTKELPSAKVVITEDANADNKVDWQDGAIAYRSIMNNPQGWEKVKDITAYRIAMNFGSQAQNPFLMTLDGIKKINLHTDGLGQGVLLKGYGSEGHDSGHLNYADIGKRIGGVEDFKALIEKAKKYGAHLGIHVNASETYPESKYFNENILRKNPDGSYSYGWNWLDQGINIDAAYDLAHGRLARWEDLKKKLGEGLDFIYVDVWGNGQSGDNGAWATHVLAKEINKQGWRFAIEWGHGGEYDSTFQHWAADLTYGGYTNKGINSAITRFIRNHQKDSWVGDYRSYGGAANYPLLGGYSMKDFEGWQGRSDYNGYVTNLFAHDVMTKYFQHFTVSKWENGTPVTMTDNGSTYKWTPEMKVELVDAAGNKVVVTRKSNDVNSPQYRERTVTLNGRVIQDGSAYLTPWNWDANGKKLPTDKEKMYYFNTQAGATTWTLPSDWANSKVYLYKLTDQGKTEEQELTVKDGKITLDLLANQPYVLYRSKQTNPEMSWSEGMHIYDQGFNSGTLKHWTISGDASKAEIVKSQGANDMLRIQGNKEKVSLTQKLTGLKPNTKYAVYVGVDNRSNAKASITVNTGEKEVTTYTNKSLALNYIKAYAHNNRRDNATVDNTSYFQNMYAFFTTGSDVSNVTLTLSREAGDEATYFDEIRTFENNSSMYGENHDTGKGTFKQDFENVAQGIFPFVVGGVEGVEDNRTHLSEKHDPYTQRGWNGKKVDDVIDGNWSLKTNGLVSRRNLVYQTIPQNFRFEAGKTYRVTFEYEAGSDNTYAFVVGKGEFQSGRRGTQASNLEMHELPNTWTDSKKAKKATFLVTGAETGDTWVGIYSTGNASNTRGDSGGNANFRGYNDFMMDNLHIEEITLTGKMLTENALKNYLPTVAMTNYTKESMDALKEAVFNLSQADDDISVEEARAEIAKIEALKNALVQKKTALVAEDFESLDAPAQPGEGLENAFDGNVSSLWHTSWSGGDVGKPATMVLKEPTEITGLRYVPRASDSNGNLRDVKLVVTDESGKEHTFTVTDWPNNNKPKDIDFGKTIKAKKIVLTGTKTYGDGGDKYQSAAELIFTRPQVAETPLDLSGYEAALAKAQKLTDKDNQEEVASVQASMKYATDNHLLTERMVAYFADYLNQLKDSATKPDAPTSSKGEEQPPVLDVPEFKGGVNATEAAVHEVPEFKGGVNAVEALVHELPEYKGGANAVLAAANEVPEFKGGVNAVQALVNEKPAYTGVLATAGDQAAPTVEKPEYPLTPSPVADAKTLEDKEEQLPATGEHGSEAALFLASVSIALSAAVLATKRKED